Part of the Streptomyces sp. NBC_00457 genome, CTCCAGGACCTGATCGCCGACCTGTGCGATCTGCACGACGACCTGGCGGAGAACCCGGCGATCTGGACCTTGCAGGCGAAGTTCCCGCGGGTGGGGTGAGCCGCGGCGGCGATTGCCGGAACACGGAAAGGAGAAGCGCGGAGGGTTGCCCACTGAGCCCGTTGCCTTCCGCCTTCCGGCCAGAGAAGCTTTGGCCTCGTGACAACAACGCGTACGGACACGATCAACGGGACGGGCAAGGGCGGGGCGCTGATCGTCGCCTCGCTGATCCCGGCGTTGTTCTGCTACCTCGCCTTCGCCGTCTGGCTGCCCTCCGACGTCGGGCGCCACCGGGACTACGGGGCGGCCGAGCAGTGCCCTGACCGGGCGGCGACGCAGCGGGCGGAGGACTGTCTGCGTACGGTCACCTTCACCGTGAAAGACACGGAGATCGACAGCCGCGGAAGGCGGGTCTCCTACACCGCGATCCTGTACGCCGCTCCGTTCTGGAACCACGAAGTGGCCTTCGGTGATCCAGGGCCGGTGCTGGAGCGGCTTCGGCCGGGCGAACGGATCACGGGCACCGTCTGGCGCGGCGACATCATGACGATCACCAAGGGCGACGCCCGGCAGAACACCGCCGACGCGCCTCGCGACGAGGCCCAGATGACAGCCGCCATCGGCACGTTCGCAGGCCTCCTGGCGGCCGTGGCGCTCGGATTCGGCGCGGTACGGCTGACCCGGCCCCGCGATCCCGAGCCCTTCACCTGGCGCCCGTACGGCAAGTGGCTGCTCATCACCCTGGGCGTCCTCTGCGCCGGCGCGGGCTTCCTCAGCCTGTGGCTCGGCCTGCCCTGGTGGCTCGTGCCCACCGTCGTGATCCCGGTCATGTCCTACGTGGCCTGGCAGCTGTACCGCCACTGCCTGCAACGCCTCTCAGTCGCCCCTGCCCCGTGAGTGCAGATGACCGTCGAGCGGGAAGGCCGGCGGCGCGGCGGGCAGCAGCCGGTCGAAGTCGTAGCCGCTCTTGTGCGCCACCCGGCACGAGGCCAGGTTGTCCACCTGGTGCAGGAGCTCCAGACGTACGAGGTGGTCGGTACCCAGGTGCCCGAACGCCCACCCGGTGACGGCTTCCAGCGCCCGGGGCGCCACTCCGCGTCCACGAGCGTGCGCCGCGGTCCAGTAGCCCACCTCGGCCGACGGCTTCCCAACAGCCACGTCCTTGAGCACCACATGCCCGGCCAACTGCCGCTGATCTGCTCCGGGTTGCGTCTCCAGCACGGCGAAGCCGAACTGGTCACCGGCTGCCCAGCCCTGCTCCTGACCTCGCACCCACCTCAGCGCGTCGGCCTCGTTCTCCACGGCGAGACTCGTCCAGTGCCGCAGGGCGCGATCCCGGCCCGCCTCGACCAGGGCGGGGACGTCGTCGACGCACCAGGGGCGCAGCACGAGGGCGGGCAGCGACGGTGTCGCGTCAGCGTGTAGTACGACCGTGTCAGGCACCGGACCATCGTATGAGCGCCGCGGGACTTGGCGGCGATGAGTTCTCGGTGCGGACCGGGTCTACACGGTTATGGCTACGCAGATGCTCAAGACTCCCGAGGTCGACCTCGCGTACGACGTCCACGGACCGCTGCCGCCCGTCGGCGGACGTCCACCGCTGTTCATGATCGGCCAGCCGATGGACGCCAGCGGGTTCGGTGTGCTGGCGTCGCACTTTCCCGACCGCACCGTGATCACTTACGACCCGCGTGGTCTCGGCCGCAGCACCCGCAGGGACGGCCGCGTCGACCACGTACCCCAGATCCAGGCCGCCGATGTGCACGCCGTCATCGAGGCGCTCGGCGCGGGCCCGGTCGAGATGTTCGCGAGCAGCGGCGGTGCGGTGACCGCGCTCGCCCTGGTGGCGGCCTACCCCGAGGACGTGACCACCCTGGTGGCGCACGAGCCGCCGCTCATTGAGGTGCTCCCCGACGCCAAGGCGGCCGAGCGCGCCCGGGCCGGCTTCCGGGATGTGTACCAGGAGAAGGGCTGGGGTGCCGGCATGGCGGCCTTCATCGTGATGACGTCGTGGCAGGGCGAGTTCACCGACGACTACTTCGCCCAGCCCGCGCCGGATCCCGCTGCCTTCGGGATGCCGGCCGAGGATGACGGCACTCGTGACGATCCGCTGCTGTCCGACCGGTCCTGGGCGGTCAGCAGTTACCGGCCCGACGTCGACGCGCTCACCGCGGCGCCGACGCGGATCGTGATCGCCGTGGGCGAGGAGTCCGAGGACACCTTCACCGGACGCACCTCGGTTGCGACGGCCGAGCTGCTCGGTCAGCAGGCGACGGTGTTCCCCAGCCACCACGGCGGCTTCCTCGGCGGCGAGTTCGGCTACGCCGGGCAGCCCGAGGCCTTCGCGCGCAAGCTGCGCGAGATCCTCGACGAGGTCGGCTGAGGGTGGGTCGGGCTGAGTGTCGGTCGGCTGAGGGTCGGTCGGGCTGAGTGTCGGTTCGGCTGAGGGGCGCCGTACGCGCCGACGACGGAGCCCCCGGCCTCGAAAGGCCGGGGGCTCCGTAAGACAGGGCGTCCGTCAGACGTTCACGCCGAAGTCCTGGGCGATGCCGACCAGGCCCGAGGCGTAGCCCTGGCCGACGGCGCGGAACTTCCACTCCGCGCCGTTGCGGTAGAGCTCGCCGAAGACCATGGCCGTCTCGGTGGCCGCGTCCTCCGAGAGGTCGTAGCGGGCGATCTCGGCGCCGCCGGCCTCGTTGAGGATGCGGATGTAGGCGTTGCGCACCTGGCCGAAGTTCTGCGTGCGGTTCTCGGCGTCGTAGATGGACACCGGGAAGACGATCTTCTCGATGTCGGCCGGGAGGGCCGCCAGGTTGACCTTGATCGCCTCGTCGTCGCCCGCGCCCTCGCCCGTGCGGTTGTCGCCGGTGTGGACGATGGTGTTGTCCGGCGTCTGCTTGTTGTTGAAGAAGATGAAGTGGGCGTCGGAA contains:
- a CDS encoding GNAT family N-acetyltransferase, with protein sequence MPDTVVLHADATPSLPALVLRPWCVDDVPALVEAGRDRALRHWTSLAVENEADALRWVRGQEQGWAAGDQFGFAVLETQPGADQRQLAGHVVLKDVAVGKPSAEVGYWTAAHARGRGVAPRALEAVTGWAFGHLGTDHLVRLELLHQVDNLASCRVAHKSGYDFDRLLPAAPPAFPLDGHLHSRGRGD
- a CDS encoding TerD family protein translates to MAVSLSKGGNVSLTKEAPGLTAVTVGLGWDVRTTTGTDFDLDASAIAVNPQGKVYSDAHFIFFNNKQTPDNTIVHTGDNRTGEGAGDDEAIKVNLAALPADIEKIVFPVSIYDAENRTQNFGQVRNAYIRILNEAGGAEIARYDLSEDAATETAMVFGELYRNGAEWKFRAVGQGYASGLVGIAQDFGVNV
- a CDS encoding alpha/beta fold hydrolase, translating into MATQMLKTPEVDLAYDVHGPLPPVGGRPPLFMIGQPMDASGFGVLASHFPDRTVITYDPRGLGRSTRRDGRVDHVPQIQAADVHAVIEALGAGPVEMFASSGGAVTALALVAAYPEDVTTLVAHEPPLIEVLPDAKAAERARAGFRDVYQEKGWGAGMAAFIVMTSWQGEFTDDYFAQPAPDPAAFGMPAEDDGTRDDPLLSDRSWAVSSYRPDVDALTAAPTRIVIAVGEESEDTFTGRTSVATAELLGQQATVFPSHHGGFLGGEFGYAGQPEAFARKLREILDEVG